tgattggtcaaagacgaatgcataaatagtgCAAAAGAGGTTATGGAGTGCAATGcgaaagttgctatggaaacacatcAATTGGGTAACTTTGttaagtatataataaataaaaatcatttcCCCTACTTATGATGAGTATAGCTGAAACTAGTTGTTTTCCCACAATTTTGCGTCTACAATGATAGAGAGAGATAGAGCCAGTGGTATTTAATCAGGGGCCTATTTACAGAAAGTTACATTTTCTTccaaatatttttgaaacacgcTTGGCATTCGGAGTTTTAAGATTCTTTGACGCGAACGCTACCCTGACATTTTTTCCTATTTGCCGCAGAGGCCGCATGAATATTGTCTTCGGACACCTTTATATGCAAGAGTTTTGCAAACTCTCTTCGATATTTGTGACATTTCACACAGTAAACGTACGGATTCAGCGCTGAGTTACACACTTTTATCACCTGTACCCAAGCGAAACATTTACTGAACAAAATCGGCTTTTTGGAGGGATTCACGATGACTGGAAGAAGCATGAGTGGCAACCAACACAAGGCATAAATTCCGACTATGGTGAAAATGGTTTTTGCTGCTTTCTTCTCCGAAATCTGTCGTGCGGTGACGGCCTGTCTTTGTGACTGAGGAAATGAGCTGGGTATTTGCACTTTATTTTCTTGACGCCTGGCGATGAAGTAAAGATAAGCGTACATACCCATTGTACACAACATCAAAGTGAGAATGTGGCTGAGAACAATGACACGGGGAATTATATTCGGCGGGGCGTAGAGTGCTCCGTAGGTGACAGCGATCAGCCAAACGAAAGAGATGGCAGACAAAGCTGGTTTGATTGTCATTATGGATGGGTATTTCAATGGAAGGCGTATAGCGATTACACGATCAACCGTAACTGCGAACATGTTGTTAACAGAAGCAACAAAGGAACAATGGCCCAAGAAACTCCGCACTATGGGAAGGGGAGAGTCTTCATCAGTCGCTGGACTTGCCAGATTGTTGTAGTAGAAGATGGTCAAGGGCAAGTAAACGAGGCAAACAGTAAAATCCGAAAATGCCAGACTTGATATGAACAAATCCGAAACGCTTCGGAGGCTCTCAGATTTCAATACAGCAAGCATGACCAAAGAATTTCCAGCACAGCCAAAGAGACTTATCAAAGTGCATAAAATGGTGAAAATTACGAGAGCACCTGGATCAAAAATGAGGCGGTCCTCTCTCGTTTCCGAGTCGTTGAAAGTTGAGTTCACCAAAGACATGGTATCAACTGTTTGCTGGGAACTTAGATCAGTTGCCTGTACATGAAAGATGATAATATATAATGTATTGAAAATATTGTCGATTAAAAAAGAAATCGAATCAAATCCTCCAAGTACACGTGACTTAATTAAGGGTTGCTATTGGAGCTAGCAAAGTAAAAAATAGCACGAGGAGCTTAACTTGTGTCAGGAATGTGATTTTGAGTgacgtgtcaaaatagtccagaggcacaataaatcaatttgaaatattttctaaaacacgatatacaacggccagcatcatgtaattcaaaaatggaaaattatttcttaactttcagggctaccgagatgcaacttgttttgcctggcatacacttttctcaacgctacggtgaattggttcttttctgattttaaagcaaaccatttttaagttttatacttacggaacacgataactgaggaataaaactcaacagctattacaccttcgaacatccaggggcacccaacgaccaatttgttgtaaattgtattattataccccagttaatgaaaataaatgttattaaggcattttcaggtgtttttcagtgttgctgggaaaacattatctgttcctttttcccagcaagacacacaagaaatttcccagccagctggataaaattggttggtttcccagccaggaattccgcgcgctttcaaatccctcgatccaaaacgacggaacaaaagcgacaaaaccgggacaaaacaggttttctccgcaagcgcaatcactctgacgtgccgtcgtatgtttgtgactactctctgggagagggaaggggtccttttttcttttttttttttttttttagtcgtcctcagtcttcagagtttctacagccagctcgggttgaaatgctagaaaaagtcagtaattcccaggcaaaacctctatcaataacaaaatttcccagccagctaatcgaaacacctgtatttttgccagccagcaaggttcctctggggaacagataatgtgaggaacagattcgttgggtgcccctgaacatctgcttccctaattctccggttaaacatgaaacgttagtgatgtcctggtgtatttgttaattgaaacacaggcaaattatttcttaagtttcaggctaccgagatgcaacttgttttgcctggcatacacttttctcaacagcaacgttgcattggttcttttctgattttaaagcaaaccatttttcagttttatacttatggaattcgataactgaggaataaaactcaacagctattataccttcgaacatctgcttccctaattctccggttaaacatgaaacgttagtgatgtcctggtgtatttgttaatttgggGAATGGCGGACGTGTTTTTTTCGGCCCCCACTATCTAGCGATCTTTTTGATATTCTTGACGGTGTGTTTTAGTTAGATATTTCTTCTACGCTATCGTCATTTTGCTTCCACTTTCTATAATCATGCCCAACAAAAGTAAATCTAGTTCGAAACTGAGTTCTGCTGAAGCAGTGGAAGGGTGCGAAGATGCCGAGTTCGCTTCGGTTAGTGTTATCCGAGAGCTTCTGCAATCACAAGAGCGTATGTTCAAGAACTTCGTGGAATCCATTGCGGCAAATCTAACTAAGAGGGTCGATGATCTAGTGACTAAAATTGCAGACCTGAAAGCAAGTCTTGAATTCAGCCAGAATGATATTGAAAAACACACAACGCAGATTACTTTGCTTGATACGAATTTACAATTGGCGGTTGAGGAGATCACCAAGCTCCAAACACTTGGCGCAAAGCAGCTCGAGAAAGCGACTTACCTCGAAAATCAAAGTCGTAGAAATAACGTCCGAATTGAAGGCATAGTAGAAGAGTCGGGCGAAAGTTGGGAGAGCACGGAAGGCAAAGTGAAGGAGATGTTTACTGAGAAGCTGCAAATGGACTCACCTCCTGCAATTGAGCGTGCACATCGAACCGGAAAAGGCAAGAAACCCGATGGTACACCAAAACCGAGAACAGTCGTATGTAAGCTCTATGATTGGAAGGAAAGAGAAGCGATTCTTAAAGCAGCTAGAAGAATCAAGCCTCATGGAATCCATATTTATGAAGATCTTGCTGAGCAAACAATGGCGAAGCGAAGagaacttcttccaaaattataACGAGCAAAGGAGGAGGGCAAAATTGCTTACTTTTCCTATGATAAACTAGTCATCAAGTTCAAGTCTCTCAATCTACTTAAGCtcaatgatgttattgaatcACAGATCACCTCTTTCGTTTATCAGTGGTCACACGGATTGTTACCCCCCCTGTTTcagtaaatatttcaattttacatcttctgttcattcctatgcaacaaggcaatcatataatagaaatctttatgtagcctctgttaataccactcaatatggcttacgctccctaaaatttactggtcctcgtctttggaattccttgcctacaagtataactaattcaaattctctTAGAATATTTCGTAAAACTCTTAAGGACTCTATGCttaattgttattctaattaattATCTACCCTAGCGTACGAAGAAAtatcttttttataaaaaaatatattttaaattccgtctctaattgtattttattgtaggggtcatccactagattagcctttgctatttggatgatcccaactcgctcctattttgttattacaccttacactcttattacactctcttttgttgcctctgtaaattttacctatatatatattttttgtattatgtgaaactgagctgagttaaataaatcatcttgtcATCTTGTCTTGTCAtcttaaacacaggcaaattaatGCCCCAGTGTATTGctaaatttaaacacaggcaattTAATATGAAGCggtttttatctcaaaattaacttgtcaattttcttctttctttcagtGTTTAAAACTTTGA
The sequence above is a segment of the Montipora foliosa isolate CH-2021 chromosome 2, ASM3666993v2, whole genome shotgun sequence genome. Coding sequences within it:
- the LOC137991407 gene encoding melanocortin receptor 3-like — its product is MSLVNSTFNDSETREDRLIFDPGALVIFTILCTLISLFGCAGNSLVMLAVLKSESLRSVSDLFISSLAFSDFTVCLVYLPLTIFYYNNLASPATDEDSPLPIVRSFLGHCSFVASVNNMFAVTVDRVIAIRLPLKYPSIMTIKPALSAISFVWLIAVTYGALYAPPNIIPRVIVLSHILTLMLCTMGMYAYLYFIARRQENKVQIPSSFPQSQRQAVTARQISEKKAAKTIFTIVGIYALCWLPLMLLPVIVNPSKKPILFSKCFAWVQVIKVCNSALNPYVYCVKCHKYRREFAKLLHIKVSEDNIHAASAANRKKCQGSVRVKES